In Vibrio atlanticus, the following proteins share a genomic window:
- the pmbA gene encoding metalloprotease PmbA, which yields MDVKQQVAQQRVELEAAVAKALDMASVSADAAEVAITKSTGLSVSTRMCEVENVEFNSDGALGITVYRGQKKGSASTSDLSEKAIAQTVAAALDIAQYTSEDPFAGPAAKEYMVKEIPDLDLFHPDEPNPDYAAEIAIAAEKQALAYSDKIKQSDGASYDSHYGVKVYGNSHGLLASYASSRHSTSCCVIGQGANGEMERDYSYTVARHRDELWTPERVGQEAAEKTISRLDAKKLPTGQYPIMFANDVATGLIGHLVMAISGGNLYRKSSFLLDHLGQKILPDWFNISERPHILRGLASSPFDSEGVFTQDREIITDGVLATYLLTSYAARKMDMTPTGHAGGIHNWFVKSTGQNFEQMLKELGTGFLVTEVMGQGVNTVTGDYSRGAAGFWVENGEIQYPVSEVTIAGNLKDMFTQIVAVGNDVETRSQIQTGSILLESMKVAGE from the coding sequence ATGGATGTAAAACAGCAAGTCGCCCAACAACGAGTTGAGCTAGAAGCCGCAGTAGCTAAAGCGTTGGATATGGCATCAGTGAGTGCAGACGCCGCTGAGGTTGCTATTACTAAGTCAACGGGTTTAAGTGTTTCAACACGTATGTGTGAAGTGGAAAACGTTGAATTTAATAGTGATGGTGCTCTAGGTATTACTGTTTACCGCGGTCAGAAAAAAGGCAGCGCATCTACATCAGATCTGAGTGAGAAGGCAATTGCTCAAACAGTCGCGGCTGCGCTTGATATCGCTCAGTACACTTCTGAAGACCCGTTTGCTGGTCCTGCAGCAAAAGAATACATGGTAAAAGAAATTCCAGACTTGGATCTTTTCCACCCTGATGAACCAAACCCTGACTATGCCGCTGAGATTGCGATTGCAGCTGAGAAGCAAGCGCTAGCTTATAGCGATAAGATCAAGCAAAGTGATGGTGCAAGCTACGACAGCCATTATGGCGTTAAAGTTTATGGTAACAGCCATGGCTTACTAGCTAGCTACGCATCAAGCCGCCATAGCACGAGCTGCTGTGTGATTGGACAAGGCGCTAACGGTGAGATGGAGCGAGACTACAGCTATACCGTTGCACGTCACCGTGATGAGCTATGGACGCCTGAGCGCGTAGGTCAGGAAGCAGCAGAAAAGACAATTAGCCGTTTGGATGCGAAAAAGCTACCAACAGGCCAATACCCAATCATGTTTGCTAACGATGTCGCGACTGGCTTGATTGGCCACCTTGTGATGGCGATCAGTGGTGGTAACCTATACCGTAAGTCATCGTTCTTATTGGATCACCTAGGTCAGAAAATTCTACCTGATTGGTTTAACATTTCTGAGCGTCCTCATATCTTACGTGGTTTGGCTTCAAGCCCATTCGATAGTGAAGGTGTGTTCACTCAAGATCGTGAAATCATCACAGATGGTGTGTTAGCAACTTACCTGCTAACCAGTTATGCCGCACGTAAAATGGATATGACACCAACAGGTCATGCTGGTGGTATTCATAACTGGTTCGTTAAATCAACGGGTCAAAACTTTGAGCAGATGCTAAAAGAGCTAGGCACCGGCTTCCTTGTGACTGAAGTAATGGGTCAAGGCGTTAATACCGTGACCGGTGATTATTCACGTGGCGCAGCAGGTTTCTGGGTTGAGAATGGAGAAATCCAATACCCAGTATCTGAAGTGACGATCGCGGGTAACCTAAAAGACATGTTCACTCAGATTGTTGCGGTTGGTAACGATGTTGAAACGCGTTCACAAATTCAAACGGGTTCTATCTTGCTTGAGTCGATGAAAGTCGCGGGTGAGTAA
- the yjgA gene encoding ribosome biogenesis factor YjgA gives MARKNQKAPWEPEEEIIWVSKTEMKTDMDALQKLGEELVELKPSVLDKFPLSEDLAQAIKDAQRFKNEAKRRQLQYIGKVMRSVDPEPIQAALDKIRNKHSQATVELHKLEQLRDRVVAEGDAAISDVMEMYPEADRQRLRQLARQANKEKAANKPAKSSREIFQILKELKLGD, from the coding sequence ATGGCTCGCAAAAACCAAAAAGCCCCATGGGAACCAGAAGAAGAAATCATCTGGGTAAGTAAGACAGAAATGAAAACGGACATGGACGCCCTGCAAAAGCTGGGAGAAGAGCTTGTTGAATTAAAGCCTTCTGTATTAGACAAATTTCCGCTGTCTGAAGATTTGGCACAAGCGATTAAAGATGCACAACGCTTTAAAAATGAAGCAAAGCGCCGTCAACTTCAATACATTGGTAAAGTAATGCGCAGTGTCGATCCAGAGCCAATTCAAGCGGCTTTAGATAAGATTCGCAACAAACACTCTCAAGCAACAGTTGAACTGCACAAACTAGAACAACTGCGTGATCGTGTTGTTGCAGAAGGCGATGCGGCCATTTCAGACGTTATGGAAATGTACCCGGAAGCTGACCGTCAACGTCTTCGTCAGCTCGCTCGTCAAGCTAACAAAGAGAAAGCGGCAAACAAACCGGCTAAGTCTTCTCGTGAAATATTCCAAATCTTAAAAGAGCTAAAGCTAGGCGACTAA
- the thiQ gene encoding thiamine ABC transporter ATP-binding protein, producing the protein MLVMKDVDYHYHRELFCFDFQAEQGDIVALMGPSGAGKSTLLALVAGFIEPTSGEISVAGQSLIGKEAHQRPLAMLFQEHNLFAHLTVRENIGLGLHPGLKLTATQKHEVEQAAVQVGVAEYLDRLPEHLSGGQRQRVALARCFVQPHDIWLLDEPFSALDPLLREEMLNLVRRLAAERNITVLMVTHHLGDARSIANKFVFVALGKVLVADSIETLTAEHPQQELSSFVKAGE; encoded by the coding sequence ATGTTAGTGATGAAAGATGTGGACTACCACTATCACAGAGAGTTGTTTTGCTTTGATTTTCAAGCTGAGCAGGGCGATATTGTTGCGCTGATGGGGCCAAGTGGCGCAGGTAAATCAACGCTGTTGGCACTGGTTGCTGGGTTTATTGAGCCCACTTCGGGTGAGATCTCTGTAGCGGGACAATCACTGATTGGCAAAGAAGCACATCAGCGTCCATTAGCGATGTTGTTTCAAGAGCATAATTTGTTTGCCCATCTCACCGTACGTGAAAATATTGGCTTAGGCTTGCATCCAGGGTTAAAGCTTACGGCAACCCAAAAGCACGAAGTCGAACAGGCCGCTGTACAAGTGGGTGTCGCTGAGTATTTAGATAGATTGCCAGAGCACTTATCGGGCGGTCAACGTCAGCGTGTCGCGTTAGCTCGTTGTTTTGTTCAGCCTCATGATATTTGGTTGCTTGATGAGCCTTTCTCTGCGCTTGACCCTTTGCTTCGTGAGGAAATGCTTAACCTTGTTAGGCGATTAGCCGCCGAGCGAAACATTACGGTACTGATGGTGACACACCACTTAGGTGATGCGCGCAGTATCGCAAATAAGTTCGTTTTTGTAGCGCTAGGTAAGGTGTTGGTTGCAGACTCGATAGAGACACTGACGGCTGAACATCCACAGCAAGAGCTAAGCTCGTTTGTTAAAGCGGGTGAATGA
- the thiP gene encoding thiamine/thiamine pyrophosphate ABC transporter permease ThiP: MIKKTPKVGVWVAILITAFVVSAVGALLSNAPSLDISQVWSDPYYWHVTKFSFYQATLSTVLSVGFAIPIAHALCRRQFFGRALLLRLFASTLVLPVLVGVFGLLAIYGNSGWLAKFLANFDIKLPFSIYGLNGILLAHVFFNLPYASRLLLQALDTVPAEQYKLCAHLGMSHWNKFRWVEWPRLRQQLPHVCGLVFMLCFTSFATVMALGGGPKSTTIELAIYQAIKFDFDLQAGALLAIWQMLLCSVLAVSIQRLSKPISVTASQLSEEKYLVEDSWWSKAWDSFWIITVSMLVLPPLAMVIVSGINSQALIVLSSEPFWAALMTSVKVASLASVIAVGIGIAILLTSRAWRLQNKNFRADKIELIGTIILVTPGLVISTGLFLLLRSFTDVFSLAFFIVIAVNSLMALPYVIKTLAQPMLHLSQQYQYVCASLGMTGFTRFRLVEWRALRTPMAQAFSISFMLVMGDLSAIALFGSQDFRTLPLYLFQLLGSYQMEAAAVVSVSLLLLSVGSFSLIEFLFTRRSKLDAKELRNR, translated from the coding sequence ATGATAAAGAAAACACCTAAGGTCGGGGTTTGGGTTGCGATACTCATTACCGCCTTCGTGGTTTCGGCAGTTGGGGCATTGCTAAGCAATGCCCCTTCTCTTGATATCAGCCAAGTATGGTCCGATCCTTACTATTGGCATGTAACGAAATTCAGTTTCTATCAAGCGACACTCTCAACGGTGCTGAGTGTTGGCTTTGCTATACCTATTGCTCATGCTCTGTGTCGCAGACAATTTTTTGGACGGGCCTTGTTGTTAAGGCTGTTTGCTTCGACCTTGGTTTTGCCCGTATTAGTTGGCGTATTTGGTTTGCTAGCTATTTATGGTAACAGTGGTTGGTTAGCTAAATTTCTGGCGAACTTCGATATTAAACTGCCATTCTCGATCTATGGGTTGAATGGTATTTTGCTCGCACATGTCTTCTTTAACCTGCCTTATGCTAGCCGTTTACTTTTACAAGCTTTAGATACCGTGCCTGCCGAGCAATATAAACTGTGTGCTCATTTGGGTATGAGTCATTGGAATAAATTCAGATGGGTTGAATGGCCTCGTTTAAGACAGCAACTGCCACATGTGTGTGGTTTGGTCTTCATGCTGTGTTTTACCAGCTTTGCTACCGTAATGGCACTAGGCGGTGGACCTAAATCAACCACTATCGAACTCGCTATTTATCAGGCGATTAAATTCGACTTTGACCTGCAGGCTGGTGCCTTACTCGCGATATGGCAAATGCTGCTGTGTAGTGTGTTAGCTGTGAGCATTCAACGCCTATCGAAACCTATTTCAGTGACAGCCAGTCAATTGTCGGAAGAGAAATATTTGGTTGAGGACAGCTGGTGGTCAAAAGCTTGGGATAGCTTTTGGATCATCACCGTCTCAATGCTGGTATTGCCGCCATTAGCCATGGTTATCGTCAGTGGCATTAACTCGCAGGCATTAATCGTACTGAGCAGCGAGCCGTTTTGGGCTGCGTTAATGACCTCGGTTAAAGTCGCGTCATTAGCAAGTGTTATCGCAGTTGGTATTGGTATCGCAATACTGCTGACTAGTCGAGCATGGCGCTTACAGAATAAGAATTTTCGAGCAGATAAAATCGAGCTGATTGGCACTATTATCTTAGTTACTCCTGGGCTTGTGATCAGTACGGGGCTCTTCTTATTACTGCGTTCATTCACCGATGTTTTCAGCTTAGCTTTCTTTATCGTGATTGCAGTAAACAGTTTAATGGCGCTTCCTTACGTAATTAAAACCTTGGCTCAACCTATGCTGCATTTGTCTCAGCAGTATCAGTATGTGTGCGCAAGTTTGGGAATGACTGGTTTCACGCGTTTTAGGCTAGTGGAGTGGCGTGCATTGCGAACACCGATGGCACAAGCTTTCTCGATCAGCTTTATGTTAGTAATGGGTGACTTAAGTGCGATTGCTTTGTTTGGTAGCCAAGATTTTAGAACTCTGCCTTTGTACCTATTCCAATTATTAGGCAGCTATCAAATGGAAGCCGCAGCTGTGGTTTCCGTGAGCTTACTGTTACTGAGTGTTGGCAGCTTTAGCCTGATTGAATTTTTATTTACTCGAAGATCTAAGCTCGATGCTAAAGAGTTGAGGAACCGATGA